In Cupriavidus basilensis, the following proteins share a genomic window:
- the flgE gene encoding flagellar hook protein FlgE — protein sequence MGFGQGVSGINAAASNLDVIGNNIANANTVGYKQSTAQFADVYAGTKIGLGTTVNSVVQSFNQGNIESSGSALDVAITNGNGFFRLADSSGSVFYSRNGQFQRQQDGSITNAQGLKLTGYPAGTTGGGAVQPQPLVVPNTTMAAKATTTLGISFNLNSGSTVPTTPFASTPAALPTSSMFNYSSGVTVYDSLGNAKQLTAYFSTGTPGAGTFPAAGGGGTDWTMNLTDAAGNVVGAPITLKFDSKGTLQSPAAGATTAINIAAANGAAPLAIAMDLTGTTQFAGANDTKPPVQNGYTAGSLLGFAIQPDGTILGSYSNQQTQGLGQVVMAGFGNVQGLKPEGNNVWSATGASGQAVVGAAGGSLGTLKSNAVEASNVDLSGQLVSLIVAQRNYQANAQTIKAQDTVMQTLVNL from the coding sequence ATGGGTTTCGGTCAAGGGGTAAGCGGCATCAATGCCGCCGCATCGAATCTGGACGTCATCGGCAACAACATCGCCAACGCCAACACGGTCGGCTACAAGCAATCGACTGCGCAGTTCGCCGACGTGTACGCCGGTACCAAGATCGGCTTGGGCACGACCGTGAATTCGGTGGTGCAGTCGTTCAACCAGGGCAATATCGAATCGAGCGGCAGCGCGCTCGATGTGGCCATTACCAATGGCAACGGCTTCTTCCGCCTGGCCGATTCCTCGGGCTCGGTGTTCTACTCGCGCAATGGCCAGTTCCAGCGCCAGCAGGACGGCAGCATCACCAACGCGCAAGGCCTGAAACTGACCGGCTACCCGGCTGGCACGACGGGCGGCGGCGCTGTGCAGCCGCAGCCGCTGGTGGTGCCGAACACCACCATGGCCGCCAAGGCGACCACCACCCTCGGCATTTCCTTCAACCTGAACTCCGGCAGCACCGTGCCGACCACGCCGTTCGCCAGCACCCCGGCCGCGCTGCCGACGTCGAGCATGTTCAACTACAGCTCCGGCGTCACCGTCTATGACTCGCTGGGCAACGCCAAGCAGCTCACCGCGTACTTCTCCACGGGCACGCCCGGCGCGGGCACGTTCCCGGCAGCGGGCGGCGGCGGCACCGACTGGACGATGAACCTGACCGATGCGGCGGGCAACGTGGTTGGCGCGCCGATCACGCTCAAGTTCGACTCGAAGGGCACGCTGCAGTCGCCGGCCGCCGGCGCTACCACCGCCATCAACATTGCCGCCGCCAACGGTGCGGCACCCCTGGCCATCGCGATGGACCTGACCGGCACGACGCAGTTCGCCGGCGCCAACGACACCAAGCCGCCTGTGCAGAACGGCTATACCGCGGGCAGCCTGCTCGGCTTCGCGATCCAGCCGGATGGCACCATCCTTGGCAGCTACTCGAACCAGCAGACCCAGGGGCTGGGCCAGGTCGTGATGGCCGGCTTCGGCAACGTGCAGGGCCTGAAGCCGGAGGGCAACAATGTGTGGTCCGCGACCGGCGCATCGGGCCAGGCCGTGGTCGGCGCGGCCGGCGGCAGCCTTGGCACGCTCAAGTCCAATGCGGTGGAGGCATCCAACGTGGACCTGTCCGGCCAGCTGGTCAGCCTGATCGTGGCGCAGCGCAACTACCAGGCCAACGCGCAGACCATCAAGGCGCAGGACACCGTCATGCAGACGCTGGTCAACCTGTAA
- a CDS encoding flagellar hook assembly protein FlgD yields the protein MTTTSSTGSSTSAAGIANTLQSGSASAADLQNSFLTMLVTQMNNQDPLNPMDNSQLTSQLAQISQVSGMQTLNTTLNSLLSQVSASRAMDSAALIGHTVMVPGNATTVASGVPGQIGVDLPSTADAVTVQVVDANGNVVRNIDMKGQTAGVHDIAWDGKNDAGVAVADGDYSFKVAATANGKDVVPVALVYGKVNSISGDSTGVLVDIGGGRTAPVDGVRRIL from the coding sequence ATGACCACGACTTCCTCCACAGGCAGCAGCACCAGCGCCGCCGGGATCGCCAATACCCTGCAAAGCGGCAGCGCCTCCGCCGCCGACCTGCAGAACAGCTTCCTGACGATGCTCGTTACGCAGATGAACAACCAGGATCCGCTCAACCCGATGGACAACTCGCAGCTGACCTCGCAGCTGGCGCAGATCAGCCAGGTGAGCGGCATGCAGACCTTGAACACCACGCTGAACTCGCTACTGTCGCAAGTCAGCGCCAGCCGCGCGATGGATTCGGCAGCGCTGATCGGCCACACCGTGATGGTGCCGGGCAATGCCACCACGGTGGCCAGCGGCGTGCCGGGCCAGATCGGCGTGGACCTGCCGTCGACCGCCGACGCGGTCACGGTCCAGGTGGTCGACGCGAACGGCAACGTGGTGCGCAACATCGACATGAAGGGCCAGACCGCCGGCGTGCACGACATTGCCTGGGATGGAAAGAACGATGCAGGCGTTGCGGTCGCCGACGGCGACTACAGCTTCAAGGTCGCCGCGACCGCCAACGGCAAGGATGTCGTGCCGGTCGCGCTGGTCTACGGCAAGGTCAACAGCATCAGCGGTGACTCCACGGGCGTGCTGGTCGACATCGGCGGCGGCCGCACCGCACCGGTCGACGGCGTTCGCCGCATTCTTTAA
- the flgC gene encoding flagellar basal body rod protein FlgC, whose product MPAMNIFEVAGSAMAAQSQRMNVTASNLANADSAVGPNGQPYRAKQVVFGLAATPGQNDVGGVQVEGVMEDPSPPRMVHNPTHPLANADGYVTMPNVNPVEEMVNMISASRSYQANVEVLNTAKNMMLKTLTIGQ is encoded by the coding sequence ATGCCAGCAATGAACATCTTCGAAGTCGCCGGTTCGGCCATGGCCGCGCAGTCGCAGCGCATGAACGTGACCGCGTCCAACCTGGCCAATGCCGACAGCGCGGTCGGCCCCAACGGCCAGCCTTACCGCGCCAAGCAAGTGGTGTTCGGCCTTGCCGCCACACCGGGCCAGAACGACGTGGGCGGCGTGCAGGTGGAGGGCGTGATGGAAGATCCGTCGCCCCCGCGCATGGTGCACAACCCCACGCATCCGCTGGCCAATGCCGACGGCTACGTCACGATGCCAAACGTTAACCCGGTGGAGGAGATGGTCAACATGATCTCGGCCTCGCGTTCCTACCAGGCCAACGTGGAAGTCCTCAACACCGCCAAGAACATGATGCTCAAGACGCTGACCATCGGTCAGTAA
- the flgB gene encoding flagellar basal body rod protein FlgB codes for MIDRLDAALRFQQEALSLRTQRQSVIASNIAHADTPGYKARDFDFSSTLAQSVERTKQAEGVSLSTTSVRHLPGVTSAFAEKMQLDYRIPMQSSIDGNTVEMDTERVAFADNAVHFESGLTVMSAKIKTMLSAIQQ; via the coding sequence ATGATTGACAGACTCGATGCGGCATTGCGCTTCCAACAAGAGGCGCTGAGCTTGCGGACCCAGCGGCAATCGGTGATTGCCTCCAACATCGCTCACGCCGATACACCCGGCTACAAGGCGCGCGACTTCGATTTCTCCAGCACGCTGGCGCAAAGCGTCGAACGCACAAAGCAAGCCGAAGGCGTGTCGCTGTCCACCACCTCGGTGCGCCACTTGCCGGGCGTGACGTCTGCGTTCGCCGAGAAGATGCAACTCGACTACCGCATCCCGATGCAGTCGAGCATCGATGGCAATACCGTCGAGATGGACACCGAGCGCGTCGCCTTTGCCGACAATGCGGTGCACTTCGAATCCGGGCTGACCGTGATGAGCGCTAAGATCAAGACCATGCTGTCGGCTATCCAGCAGTGA
- the flgA gene encoding flagellar basal body P-ring formation chaperone FlgA, with protein sequence MTPRFRAAAARALLCVLAAGGTLPGSAGAAQPSPYPEDPVRAAVEQFLERQTAGLPGKASIQVVPPSGGRAPDCPLPEPFLPPGASPWGRVSVGVRCAGERPWTRYVQARVSVVADYYVARRNLMPGEAIDAADMEVRQGDLASLPRAVVTDPAQVSGAVAANRIAMGSPMRMDLLKKAIAVRQGQNVTVLVEGDSFQLSSEGKVMAEAAVGNNVQVRLKNGQVVNALVRNGDTVVLQQ encoded by the coding sequence ATGACCCCTCGTTTCCGGGCCGCCGCGGCGCGCGCCCTGCTCTGCGTGCTGGCCGCCGGCGGCACGCTGCCCGGCAGCGCCGGCGCGGCGCAGCCCTCGCCGTATCCCGAAGACCCCGTGCGCGCCGCGGTCGAACAATTTCTTGAACGCCAGACGGCCGGCCTGCCCGGCAAGGCCAGCATCCAGGTAGTACCGCCTTCGGGCGGGCGCGCGCCGGATTGCCCGCTGCCCGAGCCGTTCCTGCCGCCGGGCGCGTCCCCGTGGGGCCGGGTCTCGGTCGGCGTGCGCTGCGCTGGCGAGCGCCCCTGGACCCGCTACGTGCAAGCGCGCGTGTCGGTGGTGGCCGACTACTATGTGGCCAGGCGCAACCTGATGCCCGGCGAGGCCATTGATGCAGCCGATATGGAAGTCCGCCAGGGCGACCTGGCGTCGCTGCCGCGTGCGGTGGTGACGGATCCCGCACAGGTGAGCGGCGCGGTAGCGGCCAACCGCATTGCCATGGGCTCGCCAATGCGGATGGATCTGCTGAAGAAAGCCATTGCCGTACGCCAAGGCCAGAACGTGACGGTGCTGGTGGAAGGCGATTCGTTCCAGCTCAGCAGCGAAGGCAAGGTCATGGCCGAGGCTGCGGTGGGCAACAACGTCCAGGTGCGGCTCAAGAACGGTCAGGTGGTCAATGCGCTGGTGCGCAACGGCGACACGGTGGTGCTTCAGCAATAG
- the flgM gene encoding flagellar biosynthesis anti-sigma factor FlgM, protein MKINQTTSSRPSDAIDGAVRSVAGAPGSTAAPETSSVRVSSPLSAQVREIGARMVEDHDDDIDTAKVEEIRQAISEGRIKIDPSKIADGLLASLRELNGGA, encoded by the coding sequence GTGAAGATCAATCAGACCACCTCGTCAAGGCCGAGCGACGCCATCGACGGCGCCGTGCGCAGCGTGGCCGGCGCCCCCGGATCGACGGCCGCCCCGGAAACGTCCAGCGTGCGCGTCAGCAGCCCCCTGTCGGCCCAGGTGCGCGAGATCGGCGCGCGCATGGTGGAAGACCATGACGACGATATCGACACCGCCAAGGTCGAAGAGATCCGTCAGGCCATCTCCGAAGGCCGCATCAAGATCGACCCAAGCAAGATCGCCGACGGGCTGCTCGCGTCCCTGCGCGAACTCAACGGCGGCGCCTGA
- a CDS encoding flagella synthesis protein FlgN, protein MSQSLIQNLRRETELAQAFATVLGEERSLIKAGDYQALAGLLERKVELAGLLGALTRAREAQMGALGIRTGAGGQLFGRQIDPSVEAAWRTLVFAARTASDANALNAAVVDAHLEFTEEAILALRQRGDNTTLYGRDGRAQTGPQGVSLATG, encoded by the coding sequence ATGAGCCAGTCCCTGATCCAGAACCTGCGCCGCGAAACCGAGCTCGCGCAAGCGTTCGCCACCGTACTAGGCGAAGAAAGAAGCCTGATTAAGGCCGGCGATTACCAGGCCCTTGCCGGGCTGCTGGAACGCAAGGTGGAACTGGCCGGATTGCTGGGCGCCCTGACGCGCGCGCGCGAGGCGCAGATGGGCGCCCTGGGGATTCGCACCGGCGCGGGCGGCCAGCTGTTCGGGCGCCAGATCGATCCGTCGGTGGAAGCCGCATGGCGGACGCTGGTGTTTGCGGCACGCACTGCAAGCGACGCCAATGCGCTGAATGCCGCGGTTGTGGATGCGCATCTCGAATTCACCGAGGAAGCGATCCTGGCATTGCGGCAACGGGGTGACAACACGACGCTGTATGGGCGCGACGGGCGCGCGCAGACCGGGCCGCAAGGGGTCAGTCTGGCAACGGGTTGA
- a CDS encoding flagellar protein FlhE, translated as MSGWPKRFAAAALAVGCWPALAAPGGQTLHSWSASVNGPALYGKGLRTISVPISPTGYLPQAQGAITTVRWRYRFSRTPPNELQAYLCNAQRCVLLSGAEGLTEAFSGDDAAKGFVFAFQVPGKGPLTPVLIGQANEVTVGFR; from the coding sequence GTGAGCGGCTGGCCCAAACGCTTCGCCGCGGCGGCGCTGGCCGTGGGGTGCTGGCCGGCACTGGCAGCGCCTGGTGGGCAGACGCTGCATAGCTGGTCGGCCTCGGTGAACGGGCCCGCGCTGTACGGCAAAGGCTTGCGCACCATTTCCGTCCCGATTTCACCGACCGGCTACTTGCCGCAGGCGCAGGGCGCGATCACGACGGTGCGGTGGCGCTATCGCTTCTCGCGTACGCCGCCGAATGAACTGCAGGCTTACCTATGCAATGCGCAACGATGTGTATTGCTCTCGGGGGCTGAAGGACTGACCGAGGCGTTTAGCGGGGATGACGCCGCCAAGGGCTTTGTGTTTGCTTTTCAGGTGCCGGGGAAGGGGCCGCTCACGCCGGTTTTGATCGGGCAGGCCAATGAGGTTACGGTTGGGTTTCGGTGA
- a CDS encoding RNA polymerase sigma factor FliA, with product MYTIQGKLEQTDTVTAHASLVRRIALQLAAKLPASVQLDDLIQAGMIGLLDAAKRYEDTHGARFETYASQRIRGAMLDEVRANDWQSRSLRQFTRRIERTVRGLEQTLGRAPLDSEVAQELELPLDEYQTLLNEVYGCQLLHYEDFERSGEEDFLDRHLSVSDDGNPLTVLMESGMREALIRAIERLPEREKLVLSLCYDQELNLREIGAVLEVTESRVCQIRSQAITRLRSQLRGLL from the coding sequence ATGTATACGATTCAGGGAAAGCTCGAGCAGACTGATACCGTGACGGCGCATGCGTCGCTGGTGCGTCGCATCGCCTTGCAACTGGCAGCCAAGCTGCCTGCCAGCGTGCAACTCGATGATCTGATCCAGGCCGGCATGATCGGCCTGCTTGACGCCGCCAAGCGCTACGAAGACACCCACGGTGCGCGTTTCGAGACCTACGCCAGCCAGCGCATCCGCGGCGCCATGCTCGACGAGGTGCGCGCCAACGACTGGCAGTCGCGCAGCCTGCGCCAGTTCACGCGGCGGATCGAGCGCACCGTGCGCGGCCTGGAGCAAACGCTAGGCCGTGCGCCGCTCGATTCCGAAGTGGCGCAGGAGCTGGAGCTGCCGCTCGACGAATACCAGACGCTGCTCAACGAGGTTTATGGCTGCCAGTTGCTGCACTATGAAGACTTCGAGCGCTCCGGCGAAGAAGACTTCCTGGACCGGCACCTGAGCGTGAGCGATGACGGCAATCCCCTCACGGTGCTGATGGAAAGCGGCATGCGCGAAGCGCTGATCCGTGCCATCGAGCGCCTGCCCGAGCGGGAGAAGCTGGTACTGTCGCTGTGCTATGACCAGGAGCTGAACCTGCGGGAAATCGGCGCGGTGCTGGAAGTCACCGAGTCGCGCGTGTGCCAGATCCGTAGCCAGGCGATTACACGGCTGCGTTCGCAGTTGCGCGGGTTGCTGTGA
- a CDS encoding MinD/ParA family ATP-binding protein, with amino-acid sequence MNSLASDQAESLRRMLAPRATRRIAVVASDAGAGATTVALGLANALALQGERVLLVDEDRFGARATRLAGAMPEGTLAAVLGGAVTLDAALGKRPAGTIAVLPGSPQANGDLQLLKSFRTVLSDARSDADGGLSQMAGAAHNLIVVLRAEPASIKAAYACIKQLNHLYACRRFHLVINAAAGDAAASAVLGNLARTASQYLGVEASPAGSLPHDPLVERSTALGRCVVEAFPAAPATAALRRIATGIASWPMSADPRSTLSVPMAPTATALA; translated from the coding sequence GTGAATTCACTCGCATCCGACCAGGCGGAAAGCCTGCGGCGCATGCTGGCGCCCCGCGCCACACGCCGCATTGCCGTGGTCGCAAGCGATGCCGGTGCCGGCGCCACCACGGTGGCACTGGGGCTGGCCAACGCCCTTGCCCTGCAAGGCGAACGCGTACTGCTCGTCGATGAGGACCGTTTCGGCGCCCGCGCCACCCGGCTTGCCGGCGCCATGCCGGAAGGCACCCTGGCCGCGGTGCTGGGTGGTGCGGTGACGCTCGATGCCGCGCTCGGCAAGCGTCCCGCGGGCACCATCGCCGTGCTGCCGGGCAGCCCCCAGGCCAATGGCGACCTGCAGTTGCTCAAGTCGTTTCGCACCGTGCTTAGCGACGCCCGCAGCGATGCGGATGGCGGCTTGTCGCAAATGGCTGGCGCGGCGCACAACCTCATCGTGGTGCTGCGCGCGGAGCCGGCCTCGATCAAAGCCGCATACGCCTGCATCAAGCAGCTCAATCACCTTTACGCTTGCCGGCGTTTCCACCTGGTGATCAATGCCGCCGCCGGGGACGCCGCCGCCAGTGCGGTGCTGGGCAACCTGGCCCGTACCGCCAGCCAGTACCTTGGCGTTGAGGCCAGCCCCGCGGGCAGCCTGCCGCACGATCCGCTGGTTGAGCGCAGTACCGCATTGGGCCGTTGCGTGGTCGAGGCCTTTCCGGCAGCGCCCGCCACCGCCGCATTACGCCGAATTGCCACGGGCATTGCCAGCTGGCCAATGTCCGCCGATCCCCGTTCAACCCTGTCGGTGCCGATGGCGCCGACGGCCACGGCCCTGGCTTAA
- the flhF gene encoding flagellar biosynthesis protein FlhF — protein sequence MSVAKFVAANGREALRQVREAMGPDAVVLSNRTVEGGVEIVAMRDTDLGAISSNAPVFTPPPAAAVAVDGALGDLRGELQTMRAMMERQFSGVGTHSLPSIGADPLRDSLFTWLVTAGFSGQLARSLLGHLPLGHDRPAAMAWIRQELARKVPVLNDEDALFAQGGVLALVGPTGVGKTTTTAKLAARFVLKHGPERLALLTTDTFRIGAHEQLRIYGDILGVPVHAVKDAADLRFALAALTEKHLVIIDTVGMSQRDRNLSEQIAMLAGVQAPVQRILLLNGASHGDTLNEVVHAYRHDATPDGGIDGCIVSKLDEATHLGSVLDVVIRHRLPVYYASTGQRVPEHLELANGAALVERAFQTPRRGSVFADAEAARRAMPAQDDSEATRAASPGGADGMLRSLTDSANAVGDCVEQLSAGSYGFELVRSLWQQRNESAPSPRLMAQQVREAACRDLTRHCDRFVLSLSATVATPVAGRRAPRPWQHTLFLADRDGLPLAAAAAPAGRTGPALQGGQGGWEADAATLCAAIAAARTVVNVLDAMPAAPVLARWQQTGERWLATARKTTRVASGGAALKLDALAETLTFHAVQDMDYRGRDAVQWIAQSPVRVLEGQARGTRSIAEGGTEAGLLVSRVVDRENGQTLAVHYLLCDPALSAEGAQLARWARWAEAGEAQLRTLRHALDHLGQGDGGNEPAQAEAQACARLLALQMGVAALRLEQACDDSVGAFLARLTGRAPTRQPCGGAVLVEGIGRLLALLDVLENYPARGARATQPIVQEASPQTFQLGGAGGVLEARMSGSRVFETLAQGE from the coding sequence ATGAGCGTAGCTAAATTCGTGGCGGCCAATGGCCGCGAGGCTTTGCGCCAGGTGCGCGAGGCGATGGGACCGGACGCGGTGGTGCTGTCCAACCGCACCGTTGAAGGTGGCGTGGAGATTGTCGCGATGCGCGACACCGACCTCGGCGCCATTTCCAGCAACGCGCCGGTTTTCACGCCGCCGCCGGCTGCCGCGGTCGCTGTCGACGGCGCCCTTGGCGACCTGCGCGGCGAACTGCAGACCATGCGCGCCATGATGGAGCGCCAGTTCTCCGGCGTGGGCACGCACAGCCTGCCGTCGATCGGCGCAGACCCGTTGCGCGATTCGCTGTTTACCTGGTTAGTGACCGCTGGCTTCTCCGGGCAGCTCGCCCGTTCGCTGCTGGGTCACTTGCCGCTGGGCCATGACCGGCCTGCCGCCATGGCCTGGATCCGCCAGGAGCTCGCCCGCAAGGTGCCGGTGCTGAACGACGAAGATGCGCTCTTTGCCCAGGGTGGCGTGCTGGCGCTGGTCGGTCCCACCGGCGTGGGCAAGACCACCACCACCGCCAAGCTGGCCGCGCGCTTCGTGCTCAAGCACGGCCCGGAACGCCTGGCGCTGCTGACCACCGACACGTTCCGGATTGGCGCACACGAGCAATTGCGCATCTATGGCGACATCCTTGGCGTGCCCGTGCACGCGGTCAAGGATGCGGCCGACCTGCGCTTTGCGCTGGCGGCACTGACCGAGAAGCACCTGGTGATCATCGACACGGTGGGCATGAGCCAGCGCGACCGCAACCTGTCCGAGCAGATTGCCATGCTGGCCGGCGTGCAGGCGCCGGTGCAGCGCATCCTGCTGCTCAACGGCGCCAGCCACGGCGACACGCTCAACGAAGTCGTCCACGCCTACCGCCACGATGCCACGCCCGACGGCGGCATCGACGGCTGCATCGTCAGCAAGCTGGACGAGGCCACGCACCTGGGCTCCGTGCTCGACGTGGTGATCCGCCACCGCTTGCCGGTGTATTACGCCTCGACCGGCCAGCGCGTGCCCGAGCACCTTGAGCTTGCCAACGGCGCGGCCCTTGTCGAGCGTGCCTTCCAGACGCCGCGCCGCGGCTCGGTGTTTGCCGACGCGGAAGCCGCGCGTCGCGCCATGCCGGCGCAGGACGATAGCGAAGCCACGCGCGCGGCGAGCCCCGGCGGAGCCGACGGCATGCTGCGCTCGCTGACCGACAGTGCCAACGCGGTGGGCGATTGCGTGGAGCAACTGAGCGCTGGCAGCTATGGCTTTGAGCTGGTCCGCTCGCTGTGGCAGCAACGCAATGAGAGCGCACCCTCGCCGCGCCTGATGGCGCAGCAAGTGCGCGAAGCCGCCTGCCGCGACCTCACCCGCCATTGCGACCGCTTCGTGCTGTCGCTGAGCGCCACGGTGGCCACACCGGTGGCGGGACGGCGCGCACCGCGCCCCTGGCAACACACGCTGTTCCTGGCGGACCGCGACGGCCTGCCGCTGGCCGCCGCCGCCGCGCCCGCCGGCCGTACCGGCCCGGCACTGCAAGGCGGCCAGGGCGGATGGGAGGCCGATGCCGCCACGCTGTGCGCCGCCATCGCCGCCGCCCGCACCGTGGTCAACGTACTTGACGCCATGCCTGCCGCCCCCGTGCTGGCACGCTGGCAGCAAACCGGTGAGCGCTGGCTGGCCACCGCGCGCAAGACCACTCGGGTGGCCAGCGGCGGGGCTGCCCTCAAGCTCGATGCGCTGGCCGAGACGCTGACCTTCCACGCCGTGCAAGACATGGACTATCGCGGCCGCGATGCTGTGCAGTGGATCGCGCAAAGCCCGGTCCGCGTGCTCGAAGGCCAGGCACGCGGCACCCGCTCCATCGCCGAGGGTGGCACCGAGGCAGGCTTGCTGGTGTCGCGCGTCGTCGACCGTGAAAACGGCCAGACGCTCGCTGTGCATTACCTGCTGTGCGACCCGGCGCTGTCGGCCGAGGGCGCGCAACTGGCCCGCTGGGCTCGCTGGGCCGAGGCCGGCGAAGCGCAATTGCGCACGCTGCGCCATGCGCTGGACCACCTGGGCCAAGGCGACGGCGGCAACGAACCCGCGCAGGCCGAAGCGCAGGCCTGCGCCCGCTTGCTCGCGTTGCAGATGGGCGTGGCCGCGCTGCGCCTCGAGCAGGCCTGCGACGACTCGGTCGGCGCATTCCTGGCGCGACTGACTGGCCGCGCGCCGACTCGCCAGCCTTGCGGCGGCGCTGTGCTGGTCGAAGGCATTGGCCGTCTGCTGGCCCTGCTCGACGTGCTGGAAAACTATCCGGCCCGTGGCGCCCGCGCCACGCAGCCCATTGTGCAGGAAGCCTCGCCGCAGACGTTCCAACTGGGCGGCGCCGGCGGCGTGCTCGAGGCGCGCATGAGCGGCAGCCGCGTGTTCGAGACGCTGGCGCAAGGAGAATAA